One Halarcobacter ebronensis genomic window carries:
- a CDS encoding nickel-dependent hydrogenase large subunit, whose amino-acid sequence MSKHVVIDPITRIEGHLRIEAVIDENNVITEAYSSSTMFRGIEEILKGRDPRDCGLLAMRICGVCTGTHYQRSIEAVEHAFGVTIPKNARIVRNLMQGALYLHDHIVHFYHLHALDWVDITKALEADPKAAVAEAQKWAKLSGQRPWNASEDVFAEVQARVTKYVKQGRLGVFGNAYWGSKAYKLTPEQNLIGLSHYLDALDLQRKIAKAQAIFGGKNPHPQSIVVGGVTCVQDIKNPARIAEFKDIIQLAQKFIKQAYLPDVYMAGTMYADEALEGVGGGLGNYMSYGDFNLDDTPFYEAKKLFPSGIVLNKDLTKVFDLDQSKITEDVTHSWYEGTDNLHPFNGKTNPNYTGFKEKKDGIAYLDVEKKYSWIKSPLYDDQRMEVGPLARMIVGVAKGDERITKYVTTFLKNGNLPTSVLFSTVGRTAGRAIETELMAEAILEWCDELAKNAAAGDLSTWTEFDFDKVAKDAQGYGMAEAPRGGLGHWVKIKDGKVVNYQAVVPSTWNAAPKDYKGRMGAYEASLVGTKVVDPDQPLEIIRTVHSFDPCIACAVHIVDTKGKELAVYKVDPVGGCRA is encoded by the coding sequence ATGAGTAAACACGTAGTAATTGATCCAATAACAAGGATTGAAGGGCACTTAAGAATTGAAGCAGTTATTGATGAAAATAATGTGATCACAGAGGCATACAGTTCTTCTACAATGTTTAGGGGAATTGAAGAGATTTTAAAAGGAAGAGACCCAAGAGACTGTGGTCTTTTAGCAATGAGAATCTGTGGTGTTTGTACAGGTACTCACTACCAAAGAAGTATTGAAGCAGTTGAGCATGCTTTTGGTGTTACAATTCCTAAAAATGCTAGAATTGTTAGAAACTTAATGCAAGGTGCTTTATATCTTCATGACCATATTGTTCACTTCTATCATCTACATGCATTAGACTGGGTTGATATTACAAAAGCTTTAGAAGCTGATCCAAAAGCAGCTGTTGCTGAAGCTCAAAAATGGGCTAAATTGTCTGGACAAAGACCTTGGAATGCTAGTGAAGATGTATTTGCAGAAGTACAAGCAAGGGTTACAAAATATGTAAAACAAGGAAGACTTGGGGTATTTGGAAATGCTTATTGGGGAAGTAAAGCTTATAAACTAACTCCTGAGCAAAATCTAATTGGTCTTTCTCACTATCTTGATGCTTTAGATTTACAAAGAAAAATTGCAAAAGCTCAAGCTATTTTTGGTGGTAAAAATCCACATCCACAATCAATTGTTGTTGGTGGAGTAACTTGTGTACAAGATATTAAAAATCCTGCAAGAATTGCAGAGTTTAAAGATATTATTCAATTGGCACAAAAATTTATCAAACAAGCATATTTACCTGATGTTTATATGGCTGGAACTATGTATGCAGATGAAGCACTTGAAGGTGTTGGTGGTGGTTTAGGAAACTATATGTCTTATGGTGACTTTAACTTAGATGATACACCATTTTATGAAGCTAAAAAACTTTTCCCTAGTGGAATTGTTTTAAATAAAGATTTAACAAAAGTTTTTGATTTAGACCAATCTAAAATTACTGAAGATGTTACTCACTCTTGGTATGAGGGAACTGATAATCTTCACCCATTTAATGGAAAAACAAATCCTAACTATACAGGATTTAAAGAGAAAAAAGATGGGATTGCATATTTAGATGTGGAGAAAAAATACTCTTGGATTAAATCACCACTTTATGATGATCAAAGAATGGAAGTTGGACCACTAGCTAGAATGATAGTTGGTGTAGCAAAAGGGGATGAAAGAATTACAAAATATGTAACAACTTTCCTTAAAAATGGAAATCTTCCTACTTCTGTATTATTCTCTACTGTAGGAAGAACAGCTGGAAGAGCTATTGAAACAGAACTTATGGCAGAAGCAATTTTAGAGTGGTGTGATGAACTAGCTAAAAATGCAGCAGCTGGGGATTTATCTACTTGGACAGAGTTTGATTTTGACAAAGTTGCAAAAGACGCGCAAGGTTATGGTATGGCTGAAGCACCAAGAGGTGGTTTGGGTCACTGGGTTAAAATCAAAGATGGAAAAGTTGTAAATTATCAAGCAGTTGTTCCATCAACTTGGAATGCAGCTCCAAAAGATTACAAAGGTAGAATGGGAGCTTATGAGGCTTCTTTAGTTGGAACTAAAGTAGTTGATCCAGATCAACCATTAGAGATTATTAGAACAGTGCATAGTTTTGACCCTTGTATCGCTTGTGCAGTTCACATTGTAGATACAAAAGGCAAAGAATTGGCAGTATACAAAGTAGATCCAGTAGGAGGATGCCGTGCCTAA
- a CDS encoding HyaD/HybD family hydrogenase maturation endopeptidase has product MNNIVIGVGNLLFKDEGVGIYAAKYLKENFKFDDNLEIIEGGTLGFKLMTYFQEYDNVIILDTVSIEDRAGEIYRLPSDVLLGLGQYRKTAHEVEIVEMLEICSVLDKHAEVTILGIIPEDIVTVEIGLTKTIEDKFEEYIAQALKEIETTGSKIEKINNKSVKDIALELIGSYNGEHLNRIPNEEDTTWS; this is encoded by the coding sequence ATGAACAATATAGTTATTGGAGTTGGGAATTTATTATTCAAAGATGAGGGTGTAGGTATTTATGCTGCAAAATATTTAAAAGAGAATTTTAAATTTGACGACAATTTAGAGATTATTGAAGGTGGAACATTAGGTTTTAAACTAATGACTTACTTTCAAGAGTATGATAATGTAATAATTTTAGATACTGTCTCTATTGAAGATAGAGCAGGGGAGATATATAGACTCCCTTCTGATGTATTGTTGGGACTTGGACAATATAGAAAAACTGCACACGAAGTAGAGATTGTTGAAATGCTTGAGATCTGCTCAGTTTTAGATAAACATGCAGAAGTTACTATTTTAGGAATAATTCCAGAAGATATTGTTACTGTTGAAATTGGACTTACCAAAACAATAGAGGACAAATTTGAAGAGTATATAGCACAAGCTTTAAAAGAGATTGAAACAACTGGAAGTAAAATTGAAAAAATCAATAATAAAAGTGTAAAAGATATTGCTTTAGAACTAATTGGAAGTTACAACGGGGAACATTTAAATAGGATTCCAAATGAGGAAGATACCACATGGAGCTAA
- a CDS encoding cytochrome b/b6 domain-containing protein has translation MKRVERMTPIMRTIHWMNAICMVVAVITGLYIGHPYYQTFIADPAVDKYVMAWNRWGHFIVAIIFDVTAILIGYLYLFSRFEKPYKKILPTKRNFVEFCEVFFNLITFNRRKKFDTEYSDSYNIMFFTLFHILLVFMLLTGLQMYVHGLASGHSSIGAWWPWILHVSTDWTLWVFGGNMGVRIAHHTAMYILIMWVMSHIYYQIWRTIFWREGDINIVFGGTKFVNKSIVNSKGEVETHGK, from the coding sequence ATGAAGCGGGTTGAGAGAATGACTCCAATCATGCGAACCATTCACTGGATGAATGCTATTTGTATGGTTGTTGCAGTTATAACCGGGCTATATATAGGTCATCCATATTATCAAACATTTATTGCAGATCCTGCAGTTGATAAATATGTGATGGCATGGAATAGATGGGGACATTTTATTGTTGCTATTATATTTGATGTTACAGCAATTTTAATTGGTTATTTGTATCTTTTCTCTAGATTTGAAAAACCATATAAAAAGATTTTGCCAACAAAAAGAAATTTTGTAGAGTTTTGTGAGGTTTTCTTCAACTTAATTACTTTTAATAGAAGAAAAAAATTTGATACAGAGTATAGTGATAGTTATAACATTATGTTCTTTACTCTATTTCATATTCTATTAGTATTTATGTTGTTAACTGGTCTTCAAATGTATGTTCATGGGCTAGCTTCAGGGCATAGTTCAATTGGTGCATGGTGGCCTTGGATTCTTCACGTATCTACTGATTGGACACTTTGGGTATTTGGTGGAAATATGGGTGTTAGAATTGCTCACCACACTGCAATGTATATTTTGATTATGTGGGTTATGTCACATATTTATTATCAAATCTGGAGAACTATCTTCTGGAGAGAGGGTGATATTAATATTGTATTTGGTGGTACAAAATTTGTTAACAAAAGCATTGTTAACTCAAAAGGTGAAGTTGAAACTCACGGAAAATAG
- a CDS encoding nickel-dependent hydrogenase large subunit, producing MATKRVIVDPITRIEGHLRIEVEVDENNVIQNAFSSATLWRGLETIVKNRDPRDAGFLMQRICGVCTFSHYRAGIEAVEDALGIVPPLNAKLTRSLMNQALFMHDHVIHFYHLHGLDWVDVVSALSADPAKAAKEAFQYTKYPIATGENDLIQVKDRVKAFVDKGELGPFANAYWGHGTFNFTPEQNLIALSHYLKALEVQRTAAQLMALFGGKQPHPQSLTVGGVTCVMDLLDPSRMGEYLTKYKEVSNFIKNAYYADIKMAAKAYAGEKSVTEKAGTMNFMSHQEMQLNRTEYLFDTGIIMNGDLSNVLPINEDLITEEATHAWYADNEPLHPYNGKTNPNYTGLQDKMTIGPDGTEIPSKSIDDKGKYTWMKSPRYDGQPMEVGPLASVLVSYAKGNKRVVKVVDEFLKETGLPTAALFTTLGRTAARCLQAMAIIDNGLETFTTLIENLKVDQDTCAPYKIDKNKEYKGRFIGDVPRGMLSHWIRIKNGVVENYQAVVPSTWNAGPEDAKGQKGPYESNLIGLKVEDISKPLEIIRVIHSFDPCIACAVHVMDQKGNNLGVYKVDPVYGTSC from the coding sequence ATGGCAACTAAAAGAGTTATCGTAGACCCTATTACAAGAATCGAAGGACATTTAAGAATAGAAGTAGAGGTTGATGAAAATAATGTAATTCAAAATGCCTTCTCATCTGCAACACTTTGGAGAGGTTTAGAGACTATTGTAAAAAATAGAGACCCAAGAGATGCAGGATTTTTGATGCAAAGAATCTGTGGTGTTTGTACTTTCTCACACTATAGAGCAGGTATTGAAGCAGTTGAGGATGCACTTGGTATTGTTCCTCCTTTAAATGCAAAATTAACAAGAAGTTTAATGAACCAAGCACTATTTATGCATGACCACGTAATTCACTTTTACCATTTACATGGATTAGATTGGGTTGATGTTGTTTCAGCACTTAGTGCAGATCCAGCAAAAGCTGCTAAAGAAGCATTCCAATATACAAAATATCCAATTGCAACTGGTGAAAATGATTTAATTCAAGTAAAAGATAGAGTTAAAGCTTTTGTTGACAAAGGTGAACTTGGACCTTTTGCAAATGCATATTGGGGACATGGAACATTTAACTTTACACCAGAACAAAACTTAATTGCGCTTTCACACTATTTAAAAGCATTAGAAGTTCAAAGAACAGCAGCTCAATTAATGGCACTATTTGGTGGTAAACAACCACATCCACAAAGTTTAACTGTTGGTGGAGTTACTTGTGTTATGGATCTACTTGATCCTTCAAGAATGGGTGAATATTTAACAAAATATAAAGAAGTTTCTAACTTTATTAAAAATGCTTATTATGCAGATATTAAAATGGCTGCAAAAGCTTATGCTGGTGAAAAAAGTGTAACTGAAAAAGCTGGAACTATGAACTTTATGTCTCACCAAGAGATGCAATTAAATAGAACAGAATATCTTTTTGATACTGGTATTATTATGAATGGTGACTTATCAAATGTTCTTCCAATAAATGAAGATTTAATTACAGAAGAAGCAACACATGCATGGTATGCAGATAATGAGCCTTTACATCCATATAATGGTAAAACAAATCCTAACTATACAGGATTACAAGATAAAATGACTATTGGACCTGATGGAACTGAAATTCCTTCAAAATCGATTGATGATAAGGGTAAATATACTTGGATGAAATCTCCAAGATATGATGGTCAACCAATGGAAGTTGGACCATTAGCATCAGTTTTAGTTTCATATGCAAAAGGAAATAAAAGAGTTGTTAAAGTTGTAGATGAGTTCTTAAAAGAGACAGGTCTTCCAACAGCAGCACTATTTACAACTTTAGGAAGAACAGCGGCAAGATGTCTTCAAGCAATGGCTATTATTGATAATGGTTTAGAAACATTTACTACACTTATTGAAAATTTAAAAGTTGACCAAGATACTTGTGCTCCTTATAAAATTGATAAAAATAAAGAGTATAAAGGAAGATTCATTGGAGATGTTCCAAGAGGTATGTTATCTCACTGGATTAGAATTAAAAATGGTGTTGTTGAAAACTACCAAGCTGTTGTTCCATCAACATGGAATGCAGGTCCAGAAGATGCAAAAGGACAAAAAGGTCCTTATGAATCAAATCTAATTGGATTAAAAGTTGAAGATATCTCTAAACCTTTAGAGATAATTAGGGTTATTCATAGTTTTGACCCTTGTATTGCTTGTGCCGTTCATGTAATGGATCAAAAAGGTAATAATTTAGGTGTTTATAAAGTTGATCCTGTATATGGCACTAGCTGTTAG
- a CDS encoding hydrogenase small subunit, translated as MEEKSLFDRLSKRLETLEKLPKLDENKSIPKVLEEKGVSRRDFMKWATAITAMLALPGNFSPLVAKAAELSDRLPIIWLHMAECTGCSESLLRTDAPTIDSLIFDYISLEYHETLMASAGWQAEHNLEHAIERHKGNYILMVEGGIPSGQNDFYLTVGGKGHTGEHTAQIACESAKAIFAIGTCSSFGGVQAAIPNPTGAVALSKITNKPVINVPGCPPSEKNIVGTLLHFILYGTLPALDAYNRPKWAYGLRIHDLCERRGHFDAGEFVEEFGDEGAKKGYCLYKVGCKGPYTFNNCGKNRFNQHTSWPIQAGHGCIGCSEPDFWDTMGPFEEPVADRLYNTVFGGLGADATADKIGVGLLAVTGIGIAAHAAISKFKHPKDEE; from the coding sequence GTGGAAGAAAAAAGTTTATTTGACAGACTTTCGAAAAGGTTAGAAACTCTTGAAAAACTACCAAAGTTAGACGAAAACAAGTCTATACCTAAGGTGTTAGAAGAGAAAGGTGTATCAAGAAGAGATTTTATGAAGTGGGCAACAGCAATTACTGCAATGTTAGCACTTCCAGGTAACTTTTCTCCTCTTGTTGCAAAGGCTGCAGAGTTAAGTGATAGATTACCTATCATTTGGTTGCATATGGCAGAGTGTACAGGATGTTCTGAGTCACTACTTAGAACTGATGCTCCAACAATCGATTCCTTAATATTTGATTACATCTCTTTAGAGTATCATGAAACATTAATGGCAAGTGCAGGTTGGCAAGCTGAACACAATTTAGAACATGCTATTGAAAGACATAAAGGTAACTACATCTTAATGGTAGAAGGTGGTATTCCTAGTGGACAAAATGATTTCTATTTAACTGTTGGTGGAAAAGGACATACAGGTGAGCACACTGCACAAATTGCATGTGAAAGTGCAAAAGCAATTTTTGCTATTGGTACATGTTCTTCTTTTGGTGGTGTTCAAGCTGCTATTCCTAATCCAACAGGAGCAGTTGCACTTAGCAAAATTACAAACAAACCAGTTATAAATGTACCTGGATGTCCTCCAAGTGAAAAAAATATTGTTGGAACTCTATTACATTTTATTCTTTATGGTACACTACCCGCCCTTGATGCATATAATAGACCAAAATGGGCTTACGGACTTAGAATTCACGATTTATGTGAGAGAAGAGGGCACTTTGATGCTGGTGAGTTTGTAGAAGAGTTTGGTGATGAAGGTGCAAAAAAAGGTTACTGTTTATATAAAGTTGGATGTAAAGGACCTTATACATTTAATAACTGTGGTAAAAATAGATTTAATCAACATACATCATGGCCTATTCAAGCTGGACATGGTTGTATAGGTTGTAGTGAGCCAGATTTCTGGGATACAATGGGACCATTTGAAGAGCCTGTTGCAGACAGATTATACAATACAGTATTTGGTGGATTAGGAGCAGATGCAACAGCAGATAAAATTGGTGTTGGGCTTCTTGCAGTAACCGGTATTGGTATTGCAGCACACGCAGCTATTTCAAAATTTAAACATCCAAAAGATGAGGAGTAA
- the cybH gene encoding Ni/Fe-hydrogenase, b-type cytochrome subunit, giving the protein MIKMHYEFSYWLRITHWVRFIAIIVLVVSGFYIAYPFISPSNNGGEPVNFLNALFRSWHIVFGFLLIAVTIGKFYLFIFDKQSKIERDSFWDFINPKVWLQQVGYYLLVSKHPHGKGVYNPLQFMAYLGIYISVVMISLTGLILYVHVYHEGMGGLFYDFMRYFEVMMGGLAFVRELHHIFMWIFIIFLPIHVYLAVFNAVHGKNGAMDSIISGYRWDKVEEK; this is encoded by the coding sequence ATGATTAAAATGCATTATGAGTTTTCTTACTGGTTAAGAATAACTCACTGGGTAAGATTTATTGCAATTATAGTTTTAGTTGTATCTGGATTCTATATTGCGTATCCTTTTATAAGTCCTAGCAATAATGGAGGGGAGCCTGTTAATTTTTTAAATGCTCTTTTTAGATCATGGCATATAGTTTTTGGATTTCTTTTAATTGCTGTTACAATTGGAAAATTTTATCTTTTTATCTTTGATAAACAAAGTAAAATAGAGAGAGACTCTTTTTGGGATTTTATTAATCCTAAAGTGTGGTTACAACAAGTTGGATACTATCTATTAGTATCTAAACATCCACACGGTAAAGGGGTATATAATCCATTACAATTTATGGCTTATTTAGGAATTTATATCTCTGTTGTTATGATTTCATTAACTGGACTTATTCTTTATGTTCATGTGTATCATGAAGGTATGGGTGGACTATTTTATGATTTTATGAGATATTTTGAAGTTATGATGGGTGGTTTGGCTTTTGTTAGAGAGTTACACCATATCTTTATGTGGATTTTCATAATCTTCTTACCAATTCACGTTTACCTAGCTGTATTTAATGCAGTACATGGAAAAAATGGTGCTATGGACTCTATTATCAGCGGATATAGATGGGACAAAGTAGAAGAAAAATGA